Proteins from a genomic interval of Candidatus Hinthialibacter antarcticus:
- a CDS encoding molybdopterin-dependent oxidoreductase, translated as MTKPDQTQSTGVLINRRNMLRLGGGLGVGALLTSVSHSALQEFDIINADPLKEYAYRGWEDLYREQFTWDRVVRSTHSANCTGSCSWKVYVKDGVMLREEQAADYPRISEDLPDYNPRGCQKGACFVEYVYGAQRLKYPLIRTGERGEGKWRRASWDEALEYVAEKVVDNIYNYGPDTNTFFSVIPAMSPVSFSAGSRFAQYVGGVFCSFYDWYCDLPPGEPITWGVQTESCECADWFNSKYIVLWGSNINQTRIPDAHYAWEARYNGAKVVCISPDYNSSAIHCDQYIRVNPGSDAILAMAVCRYLIENDLCDTPYIKEQTDMPLLVRLDTNRFLRASDLGAGDEQAESQFFVWDSKSQKPVALPGCMGSEKKNLLLGEIDPELRGQWTVQLENGESCEVTTVFNQLGVLLKDPIYSLQGAAQHCGIDEQDLQTFFNDFATRKPAMIIHGAGTNHWYHNDLLNRAMILVVALTGNVGKNGGGFNHYVGQERIWPEHGFKTLAFPEGAKKQRFQNMTMWTYCHSKQNDPHLINGKLVEEYILDSVRNGWMPLWPKNDWAALQPEQMHDLPRKPRSLFVWRANYLNQAKGNEAILRSLWKDLDLIVDINYRMDTTALYSDVVLPASSYYEKTDLNSTDCHSYMHPFSKVLDPLYESKTDWDIFGALSKKVAEVVKRKGLQPFQDEELDWERDLTKLYENWTSDGAITTDEDACNHILSNSPETEGMTYHNIQSGPKRFVKIDEEAWNSDIEEGRAYTPFTHQIEKKRPWRTLTGRQQFYIDHPWYLDLEEQLPVHKEPQDDPEFPYYWNTPHGRWSIHSTWRDNRYMLRLQRGLPIVYIHPDDANQKQIKDNDWVRVFNDQGETVVKCKILPGEKKRRLTMYHGWEKFLGFQEGGWQSLTYIKIKPTQLIGHYGHLNFKLNYWGPTGSNRDIKVNMERYDGPIAGFEPSA; from the coding sequence ATGACGAAACCAGACCAGACGCAATCCACGGGTGTTTTAATAAACCGACGGAATATGCTTCGCTTGGGCGGAGGGCTTGGCGTCGGGGCGTTGCTGACTTCTGTATCCCATTCGGCGTTGCAGGAATTTGACATCATTAACGCCGATCCGCTGAAAGAATACGCCTACCGGGGGTGGGAAGATTTATACCGCGAACAATTTACCTGGGACCGCGTCGTCCGCTCAACGCACTCGGCCAACTGCACGGGGTCTTGTTCCTGGAAAGTCTATGTAAAAGACGGCGTCATGTTGCGCGAAGAACAAGCCGCTGACTATCCGCGCATCAGTGAAGACCTTCCTGATTATAATCCGCGCGGCTGCCAGAAGGGCGCATGTTTTGTTGAATACGTTTATGGCGCCCAGCGCCTGAAATATCCGCTGATTCGAACCGGCGAGCGCGGCGAAGGAAAGTGGCGGCGCGCCAGTTGGGATGAAGCGCTTGAATACGTCGCGGAAAAAGTCGTCGATAATATTTATAATTATGGCCCTGACACCAATACGTTTTTCTCTGTTATCCCCGCCATGTCGCCAGTTTCATTCAGCGCTGGTTCCCGGTTTGCGCAATATGTGGGAGGCGTGTTCTGTTCTTTCTATGACTGGTACTGCGACCTGCCGCCGGGAGAGCCGATTACCTGGGGCGTACAGACCGAATCGTGCGAATGCGCAGACTGGTTTAATTCAAAATATATCGTCTTGTGGGGCAGCAACATCAACCAAACCCGCATCCCCGACGCTCATTATGCGTGGGAGGCGCGCTACAACGGCGCCAAAGTCGTCTGCATCTCACCCGATTACAACAGCAGCGCAATTCATTGCGATCAATATATCCGCGTCAATCCAGGCAGCGACGCGATACTGGCGATGGCGGTTTGCCGGTATCTAATTGAGAATGATTTATGTGATACTCCTTACATTAAAGAACAAACGGATATGCCGTTATTGGTTCGGTTGGACACAAACCGCTTTTTGCGCGCATCCGACCTGGGCGCGGGCGACGAACAAGCCGAGTCGCAATTCTTCGTATGGGATTCAAAATCACAAAAGCCGGTTGCGCTGCCGGGTTGTATGGGCAGTGAAAAGAAAAACCTGCTGCTGGGTGAAATTGATCCAGAACTTCGGGGCCAATGGACTGTCCAACTGGAGAACGGTGAATCCTGCGAAGTGACCACCGTGTTTAATCAATTAGGCGTTCTGCTGAAAGACCCGATTTATTCACTGCAAGGCGCCGCGCAACACTGTGGGATTGACGAGCAGGATTTGCAAACATTTTTCAATGATTTTGCTACCCGCAAGCCTGCCATGATTATTCACGGGGCGGGAACGAACCATTGGTACCACAATGACCTGTTGAACCGGGCGATGATTCTTGTCGTTGCGCTGACTGGCAATGTCGGAAAGAACGGCGGCGGGTTTAACCATTACGTCGGACAAGAGCGCATTTGGCCTGAACACGGGTTCAAGACGTTGGCCTTCCCAGAGGGCGCCAAAAAACAGCGCTTCCAGAATATGACGATGTGGACCTATTGCCATTCTAAGCAAAACGACCCTCATCTGATTAACGGCAAACTGGTTGAAGAGTATATTTTGGATTCTGTCCGCAATGGTTGGATGCCGCTATGGCCAAAGAATGATTGGGCGGCGTTACAGCCCGAACAGATGCACGACCTCCCGCGAAAGCCCCGCTCGTTATTTGTGTGGCGCGCTAACTATTTGAACCAGGCCAAAGGCAACGAAGCCATATTGCGTTCTCTCTGGAAAGATTTAGACCTGATCGTCGATATCAACTACCGTATGGATACGACCGCGCTGTATAGCGACGTGGTCCTTCCGGCTTCGTCCTACTATGAAAAAACCGATTTGAATTCGACCGATTGCCATTCCTACATGCACCCGTTTTCGAAAGTGCTTGATCCATTATATGAATCGAAAACCGATTGGGATATTTTTGGCGCGCTGTCGAAAAAAGTCGCTGAAGTCGTGAAGCGAAAAGGGTTGCAGCCGTTTCAAGATGAAGAGTTGGATTGGGAGAGAGATTTAACGAAACTTTATGAAAATTGGACATCGGATGGGGCAATTACAACGGATGAAGACGCGTGTAATCATATTTTATCTAATTCGCCCGAAACCGAAGGCATGACCTACCATAACATCCAGAGCGGCCCTAAGCGCTTTGTTAAAATTGATGAAGAAGCGTGGAACAGCGATATTGAAGAAGGCCGCGCTTATACGCCATTTACTCACCAAATCGAGAAAAAACGACCCTGGCGTACATTGACGGGCAGGCAGCAATTTTATATTGACCACCCCTGGTATCTTGATCTGGAAGAGCAACTGCCCGTTCATAAAGAGCCGCAAGACGACCCCGAATTTCCCTATTATTGGAACACGCCGCACGGTCGGTGGTCGATCCATTCTACCTGGCGGGACAACCGCTACATGCTGCGTTTGCAGCGTGGGTTGCCCATCGTATATATTCACCCCGATGACGCAAATCAAAAGCAAATTAAAGACAACGATTGGGTGCGGGTGTTTAACGACCAGGGCGAGACCGTGGTGAAGTGTAAAATTCTTCCCGGCGAAAAGAAACGCCGCTTGACGATGTACCATGGATGGGAAAAGTTCCTTGGATTTCAAGAGGGCGGTTGGCAGTCGCTGACCTACATCAAAATCAAACCAACACAGTTAATTGGACACTATGGCCACCTTAATTTCAAATTGAATTATTGGGGGCCGACGGGCAGTAACCGCGATATTAAAGTCAACATGGAACGCTATGACGGGCCCATTGCGGGCTTTGAACCATCGGCGTAA
- a CDS encoding cytochrome b N-terminal domain-containing protein, protein MSSTGFQLFWTNLKTLPQSFHHAVFRHGAPTSDRARSQSVFSNFFLHIHSARVRPHSLKLTTTWGLGVSLIAQFVILSVTGILLMVYYKPSIDMAYDSIKDIHYVVPTGRFLRNIHRWAAHLMVFTVILHMARVFYTAAYKSPREFNWLLGMVLFILTLALSFTGYLLPWDQLAYWAITIGANIAASPNELVYALGLPSSMNVGDLQKELLLGSSTVGQDALIRFYMLHVVVLPIALAVLAAVHIWRIRKDGGLANPNGTLSPTGKGVGTSTPELQSAKSAPTKTYGLMCLVKDKSPQTDANPDETAPSWPYLLRAELLVFMVVMLVCVLLGLLFDAPLTEPANPSVPENPAKAPWYFLGLQEMVSYSAFVGGMLVPSIVIFGLAMIPFLDKESEPGGVWFTRMEGRRIAYLSVLFGSLCAVAAVAFPVSFGWLREWFPSIPQLFIIIINPGSLLTAAYAGWSLYILHTTKSTRMSAIALFTCFLVGFIILTYVGTYLRGPNWAFYWSQSQWPKH, encoded by the coding sequence ATGTCCAGCACCGGATTTCAACTTTTTTGGACAAATTTAAAAACATTGCCACAATCATTTCACCATGCGGTGTTTCGTCATGGTGCGCCAACGTCTGACCGCGCCCGTTCGCAATCCGTCTTCTCTAATTTTTTCTTGCACATACATTCGGCAAGGGTCCGGCCCCATTCATTGAAACTTACGACCACCTGGGGATTGGGCGTTTCTCTGATCGCTCAGTTCGTCATTTTGTCGGTAACCGGCATTCTACTGATGGTGTATTACAAGCCGTCTATTGATATGGCTTACGATTCGATTAAAGACATTCATTACGTTGTTCCAACCGGGCGTTTTCTTCGCAACATCCATCGTTGGGCGGCCCATTTGATGGTCTTTACGGTAATCTTGCACATGGCGCGGGTGTTTTACACCGCCGCTTATAAATCGCCGCGTGAATTTAATTGGCTGCTAGGCATGGTGTTATTTATTTTAACGCTTGCATTGTCTTTTACCGGCTACTTGCTGCCCTGGGACCAGTTGGCTTATTGGGCGATTACGATTGGCGCCAACATTGCCGCTTCACCGAATGAGTTAGTGTATGCGTTGGGGCTGCCTTCTTCGATGAATGTTGGAGACCTGCAGAAAGAACTACTGCTTGGGTCTTCAACCGTCGGTCAAGACGCTTTGATCCGCTTTTATATGCTACATGTCGTTGTGCTTCCTATCGCACTCGCCGTACTGGCTGCCGTTCATATCTGGCGCATCCGAAAAGACGGCGGCTTGGCGAACCCGAATGGAACGCTTTCACCAACAGGAAAAGGCGTTGGGACATCAACCCCAGAACTTCAGAGCGCCAAAAGTGCGCCTACAAAAACCTATGGCTTAATGTGTCTCGTGAAAGACAAATCGCCGCAGACGGATGCAAATCCTGACGAAACGGCGCCCAGTTGGCCCTATTTGTTACGAGCGGAACTATTGGTTTTCATGGTTGTGATGTTGGTCTGCGTACTGTTGGGATTATTATTTGACGCTCCATTGACCGAACCTGCCAACCCAAGCGTACCGGAGAACCCTGCGAAAGCGCCTTGGTATTTTCTTGGCTTACAGGAGATGGTTTCTTATTCCGCCTTTGTTGGCGGGATGCTGGTTCCGTCCATTGTTATTTTTGGTTTGGCGATGATTCCGTTTCTTGATAAAGAATCTGAGCCGGGCGGCGTTTGGTTCACTAGAATGGAAGGTCGGCGGATTGCGTATTTGTCCGTATTGTTCGGCTCGTTATGCGCCGTAGCAGCGGTGGCGTTTCCCGTTTCGTTCGGCTGGTTGCGCGAATGGTTTCCTTCGATTCCGCAATTGTTCATTATCATTATCAACCCCGGAAGTTTATTGACGGCGGCTTACGCTGGCTGGTCTTTGTATATCCTTCATACCACCAAATCGACCCGGATGAGCGCGATTGCTTTGTTCACTTGTTTTCTGGTGGGCTTTATCATTTTGACTTATGTTGGCACCTATTTGCGTGGGCCGAACTGGGCCTTCTATTGGAGCCAGTCACAGTGGCCTAAGCATTAA
- a CDS encoding multiheme c-type cytochrome, translated as MSDSVTTIKVDTAREWSSWLTCLTVGILLYESITGFAILFLPFSLFNQFSVLLHTLIGLISFLPTAWYSYTHWKVRRVGSLSHYQVVGYGTFISLFICFASGVVLTLQAAFGRRIDAFWDMVHIGSSIVFFLLMTLHIMTLVFRSAGGLNLNNTGDAKVRFYVRSSVSCVALCLVTFASLLLYPSQQWNQPFSPDYDWRFGEDRPFAPSLARVDYNGRETEIVSAVMEQLEPAKREAFSQAYRNHERARLGLYQQVTNSLSDSNAPANVREKFEERFSDYTKFVSQWGAVDPELLAGSSRCGTSGCHDDIYQEWAPSAHRYSALDQMFQKTQEFMAVETSPEQTRYCAGCHDPISLFGGAKNKSNITLSAKGSDEGISCVVCHSIVQADTQGNADYTLQLPVPYLFEKYDDAASSWISDFLIRSYPRHHVESYSRTLYKSAEYCGACHKQYIDKEVNTDIGRVQGQNQYDSWRKSHWYDEENPDNTITCRECHMPLQASDDPSSGDPYDFNRNRNDQKHRSHRFLASNQYIPVFHQLPDADLHVQLTEDWLRGEIEIPEIADRWVTGPVVEMEIQAPKRVKPGDEIHIQVLLVNNKTGHDFPTGPLDMIESWLELIVSDERGEVRYHAGAIDDGGDVLEPPLIFKADGFDRKGELIDRHNLWDMVGARYKRAMFPGVSDAVNISMLCPETSVKSTASSPERSGEFDVLIPQSSEKSALHVTAILWYRKANAAFLKRIYGIDTEFRSPATDISRASAVIEIDA; from the coding sequence ATGAGTGACAGCGTAACTACAATAAAAGTTGATACGGCCCGCGAGTGGTCATCCTGGTTGACTTGTCTGACAGTGGGGATTCTTCTGTATGAATCAATCACTGGATTTGCCATTCTATTTCTGCCCTTCAGCCTGTTTAACCAATTCTCCGTCCTGTTGCATACATTGATTGGCTTGATCTCATTTCTGCCGACTGCGTGGTATTCATACACTCATTGGAAAGTTCGGAGAGTGGGGAGTTTAAGCCACTATCAGGTTGTTGGTTATGGGACGTTTATTTCTCTATTTATTTGCTTTGCCAGCGGCGTTGTTTTGACGCTTCAAGCCGCCTTTGGCCGCCGCATCGACGCATTCTGGGATATGGTGCACATTGGGTCGAGCATTGTGTTCTTCCTGCTGATGACGCTTCATATCATGACATTAGTTTTTCGTAGCGCTGGCGGGTTGAATTTAAATAATACGGGAGACGCGAAGGTTCGCTTTTATGTTCGTTCTTCGGTCAGTTGCGTAGCGCTGTGTCTTGTTACGTTCGCTTCGTTGTTATTGTATCCCAGCCAGCAATGGAACCAGCCGTTTTCTCCTGACTATGATTGGCGCTTTGGCGAAGACCGCCCGTTTGCTCCGAGCTTAGCCCGCGTCGATTACAATGGACGCGAGACCGAAATTGTGAGCGCGGTGATGGAGCAATTGGAACCAGCCAAACGGGAAGCCTTTTCTCAAGCGTACCGTAACCACGAACGCGCGCGTCTTGGCTTGTATCAGCAAGTGACCAACAGCCTGAGCGATAGCAATGCGCCCGCAAATGTTCGAGAGAAATTTGAAGAGCGATTTTCTGACTATACCAAGTTTGTAAGCCAGTGGGGCGCCGTCGATCCAGAATTGCTCGCTGGTTCGAGCCGGTGCGGGACCTCTGGGTGTCATGATGATATTTACCAGGAATGGGCGCCTAGCGCCCATCGGTATTCGGCCCTCGATCAGATGTTTCAAAAAACGCAAGAATTCATGGCGGTTGAAACCAGCCCGGAGCAAACGCGCTATTGCGCAGGCTGCCACGATCCGATTTCGCTATTCGGCGGGGCAAAGAATAAATCAAACATTACCTTGAGCGCAAAAGGCTCAGATGAAGGCATCTCGTGCGTAGTCTGTCATAGTATCGTACAAGCAGATACGCAAGGAAACGCTGATTATACGCTTCAACTTCCGGTCCCGTATTTGTTTGAAAAATACGACGATGCGGCGTCGTCATGGATCAGTGATTTTTTAATTCGCTCTTATCCACGCCATCATGTCGAATCATATTCGAGAACGCTTTATAAATCCGCAGAGTATTGCGGGGCCTGTCACAAGCAATACATCGACAAAGAAGTCAATACTGATATTGGTCGCGTTCAAGGCCAGAACCAGTACGATAGTTGGCGAAAGAGCCATTGGTATGACGAAGAAAATCCTGACAATACCATCACATGCCGTGAATGCCACATGCCCTTACAAGCAAGCGATGACCCGTCGTCCGGCGACCCGTATGACTTCAACCGAAACCGGAATGACCAGAAGCATCGCAGCCACCGGTTTCTTGCATCCAATCAATATATCCCGGTATTTCATCAACTGCCGGATGCAGACCTCCACGTTCAATTGACTGAGGATTGGCTGCGCGGAGAGATCGAGATTCCTGAAATCGCAGATCGTTGGGTGACAGGGCCGGTCGTTGAAATGGAAATCCAAGCGCCCAAGCGCGTTAAACCAGGCGACGAAATTCACATCCAAGTGCTTTTGGTGAATAACAAAACCGGGCACGACTTTCCAACAGGCCCGTTAGATATGATCGAATCATGGCTGGAACTGATTGTTAGCGATGAGCGCGGTGAAGTCAGATACCACGCAGGCGCCATTGATGATGGAGGAGATGTGCTCGAACCGCCTCTTATATTCAAAGCAGACGGCTTTGACCGCAAAGGAGAATTAATTGACCGCCATAATTTATGGGACATGGTAGGCGCCCGATACAAGCGGGCAATGTTTCCCGGCGTGTCTGACGCAGTCAATATCTCGATGTTATGCCCTGAGACGTCTGTGAAATCTACCGCATCTTCACCAGAGCGCTCCGGCGAGTTTGATGTCCTCATTCCCCAGTCATCAGAAAAAAGCGCATTACATGTGACCGCAATCCTTTGGTATCGAAAAGCCAATGCGGCTTTTCTGAAACGCATTTATGGGATCGATACGGAATTCCGGTCTCCCGCTACCGATATTTCCCGCGCAAGCGCCGTGATTGAGATTGATGCGTAA
- a CDS encoding respiratory nitrate reductase subunit beta — protein MSEHQYAMVMDLNKCIGCQTCTMGCKKQWTDRDGTSYMYWNNVETQPGRGYPKNWDSIGGGFDSRRNLRPSPLPPKEDYGEAYDYDYNQRLFKGGNKPVMPHKPPTYGPNWDEDVGGMDTTNPYFFYLPRICNHCTHPACVESCPRKAIYKRTEDGIVVIDQERCNGYRYCIKSCPYKKIYFNEVTGKSEKCIFCYPRLEKGVVNACAAQCPGRIRFVGLLDDPDSPVHKLVVKYKVALGLFPEKGTHPNVYYIPPFNPPKDGKANGRVLDDPRLPLDYLKYLFGPKVLKVIQFLENELVNSQNGEVSEVLQLLIGRSGETRYRIVPKTVSESTPADVKQQVDSIQSGSDLTLMGTPPIIGLNQGSRTTPCNTDQKNTAECSSCALQSNCDNIG, from the coding sequence ATGTCTGAACATCAATATGCAATGGTGATGGATTTAAATAAATGCATCGGCTGCCAAACGTGCACGATGGGTTGCAAAAAACAATGGACTGACCGCGACGGTACAAGTTATATGTACTGGAACAATGTGGAAACTCAGCCCGGGCGAGGATATCCCAAAAATTGGGATTCGATCGGCGGCGGTTTTGACAGCCGACGCAATCTTCGACCTTCGCCGCTGCCGCCAAAAGAAGATTACGGCGAAGCCTACGACTATGATTACAACCAGCGGTTGTTCAAGGGCGGAAACAAGCCGGTGATGCCCCACAAGCCGCCGACCTACGGGCCGAATTGGGACGAAGATGTGGGAGGGATGGATACGACCAATCCATATTTCTTCTATCTTCCGCGCATCTGCAATCACTGCACGCACCCCGCTTGCGTAGAATCGTGCCCGCGCAAGGCGATCTACAAACGCACCGAAGACGGCATTGTGGTCATCGATCAAGAACGATGCAACGGATACCGCTATTGCATAAAATCGTGTCCGTACAAAAAAATCTATTTCAACGAAGTTACGGGGAAAAGCGAGAAATGTATTTTCTGTTATCCGCGCCTTGAAAAAGGCGTGGTCAATGCGTGCGCGGCGCAGTGCCCCGGGCGAATTCGCTTTGTCGGGTTGTTGGATGACCCTGACTCTCCGGTCCATAAACTGGTCGTAAAATATAAAGTGGCGCTTGGCTTGTTTCCTGAAAAAGGGACGCACCCGAATGTCTACTATATCCCGCCGTTTAACCCGCCCAAGGATGGCAAAGCCAACGGTCGCGTATTGGATGATCCGCGCTTGCCGTTAGATTACTTGAAATATTTATTTGGACCAAAAGTACTAAAGGTAATTCAGTTCCTTGAAAATGAATTAGTGAACTCTCAAAATGGCGAGGTCAGCGAAGTGTTACAGCTCCTGATCGGACGGTCTGGCGAGACACGATACCGCATCGTTCCCAAAACGGTGAGCGAGTCGACGCCGGCTGACGTGAAACAACAGGTTGATTCGATTCAAAGCGGTTCGGATTTGACCCTGATGGGGACGCCGCCGATAATCGGGCTTAACCAAGGCTCCCGCACAACGCCCTGTAACACAGACCAGAAAAACACCGCTGAATGCAGTTCGTGCGCGCTTCAATCAAACTGCGACAACATTGGATGA
- a CDS encoding molecular chaperone TorD family protein, whose amino-acid sequence MKLPSNFEQNESILNDSLPFAFLHDLFRYPTSAQWEWITQTDVRTALGALFQQYGITNDQDANLYPASYEEYEESFIRLFEVGAPCPDCPLIESHWNKKDPTPKVLHENILFYKAFGLRLKKEAEETADHLRFQLEFYRHLTALAAETADSPERADHYQQIMQARRDYLQRHLLNWVPLAVEKAIETAPESCFANWMRLLGACVADQFNLVDQEMQNGPLE is encoded by the coding sequence ATGAAATTGCCATCTAACTTTGAGCAAAACGAATCCATTTTGAATGACTCATTGCCGTTTGCCTTCCTCCATGATTTATTCCGGTACCCAACCAGCGCTCAGTGGGAATGGATAACCCAGACGGACGTGCGGACTGCTTTAGGCGCATTATTCCAACAATATGGAATAACCAACGATCAGGACGCAAATCTATATCCAGCGTCTTATGAAGAATATGAAGAGTCTTTCATTCGATTGTTCGAAGTGGGCGCGCCATGCCCTGATTGTCCGTTGATCGAATCTCATTGGAACAAGAAAGACCCGACGCCCAAGGTTCTGCATGAGAATATTTTGTTTTACAAAGCCTTCGGATTGCGATTGAAAAAGGAAGCGGAAGAAACCGCGGACCACCTGCGGTTTCAGTTGGAGTTTTATCGGCATCTAACCGCTTTGGCAGCCGAAACGGCTGACAGTCCTGAACGCGCCGACCATTATCAACAAATCATGCAGGCAAGAAGGGATTACTTACAACGGCATCTTTTAAATTGGGTGCCCCTTGCCGTCGAGAAGGCCATTGAAACCGCTCCCGAATCTTGTTTTGCGAATTGGATGCGCCTGCTGGGCGCTTGCGTCGCCGATCAATTTAATCTGGTCGACCAGGAAATGCAGAATGGACCACTTGAATGA
- a CDS encoding Rieske 2Fe-2S domain-containing protein: MSDRLAPKPIPRRDWLGLTGLWAAGFAIFSSMVGMARLPKPRVTPEASSIFRIGSPTELPVGSEKVIADINMRVISTPQGIAAMSLICTHLGCIVQPSTQGFVCPCHGSKFDRDGNVKGGPAPRPLMWNQVSQAASGELIVDTSVEVEAGQFYQIV, from the coding sequence ATGTCAGACCGTTTAGCCCCTAAACCGATTCCAAGACGTGATTGGCTTGGATTGACCGGACTCTGGGCCGCCGGATTCGCCATTTTCAGTTCGATGGTTGGAATGGCGCGTTTGCCCAAGCCGCGCGTGACCCCGGAGGCTTCCAGTATTTTCAGAATTGGCAGCCCGACGGAACTTCCGGTGGGCAGCGAAAAGGTGATTGCAGACATCAACATGCGCGTCATCTCTACGCCGCAGGGAATCGCAGCGATGTCATTGATTTGCACTCATCTGGGCTGCATTGTTCAACCCTCTACTCAAGGTTTTGTTTGCCCATGTCACGGCTCGAAATTTGATCGTGATGGAAACGTAAAAGGTGGGCCTGCGCCAAGGCCATTGATGTGGAACCAGGTATCTCAAGCGGCGAGCGGCGAATTGATTGTCGATACCTCTGTTGAAGTAGAAGCCGGACAATTCTATCAAATCGTTTAA
- a CDS encoding c-type cytochrome, producing MDVNNIKQMDQKVKWALVIVSLLTLAVLIIAAVSENVLASWRMIRLGYVGILNEQATDERGRAIADQFEIRIVQNYLPTLEAVDRCVTCHPGIDDPRMIDEKQPYKAHSGEYLTQHPPENYGCTICHRGQGRALVFEEAKGEESHWDYPLLPINLTQSACGLCHSSDEVKDRGGELYALGKELFTDKGCYSCHNLRGVGGNMGPALDPIGLKIKQMLPMVNVEGPHTLPQWLKEHFEDPQKIVVGSQMKPPQLSGEEIEALTTYMLSLQEREISRAYLTAGKLLELYKQEHPEPASGEELYVRYCSSCHDTGEYARYDKFYQKFFPAVRGSVYVQIASRDYLKQNIAQGRPGTLMPAWEKNSGGLTESEIDRIIDYMLDVQIPEHEKLDARMVQGTQDPAFKVIGDQARGKKLFTKHCSACHLSTLAPDLFNATFQQSATDGFVFTTILKGRENTPMPGFFAPGKGGMGPDDISDLTAYIRNAAQAPSQSGLTFALPTNNKD from the coding sequence ATGGATGTGAATAACATCAAACAGATGGATCAAAAAGTAAAATGGGCGCTTGTCATCGTCAGTCTGTTGACTTTGGCGGTTTTAATTATCGCTGCCGTATCCGAGAATGTGCTCGCTTCCTGGCGCATGATACGTCTTGGCTATGTCGGGATATTGAATGAACAAGCGACCGATGAGCGCGGTCGGGCCATTGCCGACCAATTTGAAATACGGATCGTACAAAACTATCTCCCGACTTTAGAAGCCGTCGACCGTTGCGTTACATGCCATCCTGGCATTGACGATCCCCGAATGATAGACGAGAAACAACCTTACAAGGCGCACTCTGGCGAATATCTGACTCAACATCCTCCCGAAAATTATGGTTGTACCATTTGTCACCGGGGGCAGGGTCGCGCCCTGGTGTTTGAAGAGGCAAAGGGTGAAGAGAGCCATTGGGATTATCCACTCTTACCGATCAATTTAACTCAATCCGCTTGTGGGTTGTGCCACTCGTCGGATGAAGTCAAAGACCGGGGCGGCGAACTCTACGCGCTGGGCAAAGAACTCTTTACGGATAAAGGTTGTTATTCATGCCACAACCTGCGCGGTGTGGGCGGCAACATGGGGCCTGCATTGGACCCGATTGGATTAAAAATCAAACAGATGCTCCCTATGGTCAATGTCGAAGGGCCGCATACGCTCCCGCAATGGCTGAAAGAACATTTTGAAGATCCGCAGAAAATCGTCGTCGGCAGCCAGATGAAACCGCCGCAGCTGAGCGGAGAAGAAATTGAAGCGTTGACGACGTATATGCTGTCATTGCAAGAGCGTGAAATCTCACGCGCCTATTTGACGGCGGGAAAATTGTTGGAACTGTACAAACAAGAACATCCCGAACCTGCCTCCGGCGAAGAACTTTATGTGCGTTATTGCTCTAGTTGTCATGACACGGGCGAATATGCGCGGTACGACAAGTTCTATCAGAAATTTTTCCCAGCGGTTCGCGGTAGTGTGTATGTACAGATAGCCTCTAGAGATTATTTAAAACAAAACATTGCGCAGGGGCGTCCTGGAACATTGATGCCTGCTTGGGAGAAAAACTCCGGTGGATTAACGGAAAGTGAAATTGACCGGATCATTGACTATATGCTGGATGTGCAAATTCCCGAACATGAGAAGTTAGATGCTCGAATGGTGCAAGGAACGCAAGACCCGGCCTTCAAAGTAATTGGAGATCAGGCGCGTGGAAAAAAACTGTTTACCAAACATTGTTCGGCCTGCCATTTATCAACTTTGGCGCCGGATTTATTCAACGCCACGTTCCAACAGTCTGCTACGGACGGGTTTGTTTTTACGACGATATTGAAGGGCCGTGAAAATACTCCTATGCCAGGATTCTTTGCACCCGGCAAAGGGGGAATGGGACCGGACGATATCTCTGATTTAACGGCCTATATCCGCAACGCTGCTCAGGCGCCTTCTCAGTCAGGACTCACATTCGCCTTACCGACCAATAACAAGGACTAA